Proteins from a single region of candidate division KSB1 bacterium:
- a CDS encoding acyl-CoA dehydratase activase: MDDAPLWFVGLDVGSAFVHVAILDPHGKLHHTRSVPHQGNIAHTVRSVLREWKGKIAGLGVNLRGERSLGFAPGVDDQTAVVQGLRHLGWKTPAILHIGAERFYLIRIDERGHYLGAVSNTGCASGTGSFLDQQASRLELEGAQELAQLALTFRGSPPPVATRCAVFAKTDIIHAQQKGYSLEAICAGICRGAARNVADLITGARELPDRIVLTGGVALNRKIVEELRFLLGKEILVPQEPQCVPAVGLASLALRERRPWDSELLESFLACPVLPSTSARKYHYPPLANIPYRREACPLDWKGVIDEVEVELYTPLRPGQSYAGYLGIDIGSTSTKAALLDAQGTVLLSLYTRTQGQPIAAVQRLFRIFHRLEESRGVRFSLLACGTTGSGRKLIRKVLAADLAVDEITAHARAARELRPDVDTILEIGGQDSKFTVLRNGRVTFSVMNFVCAAGTGSFLEEQARRLGVDLEEYAKLAEQASAPLTSDRCTVFMERDLNYLLSQGYSREELLAAAIHSVRDNYLTKVANLQRIGRVIVFQGATGRNAALVKAFEHKLGKPVYVSPYCHVAGAVGVALLLRDKGIRLNPNFRHRFHQVRIETREEVCPHCTNHCKITRVQIGQESIGWGYLCGREDSDTRPRREASGLNHVRAYRRMLFETAQAEPDTSLSRAVPLLSFPLVRAKLAHPQLPSLLTRRRELPPTDRRKLRFGIPCTLYYLDTLPLWRTFFQRMGFVPVSVVPRAETLERGRSIVGADFCTPLTLLHGHVAELADRCDYLFLPVLFRGGQEGPPKHYCYYSNYATALLLNNPRLHLEGKVLAPVLELSHGPEEIVRAFRGSLPPDLRDLFPQGVTERAWKEALSWFKSRLEEQTQRFRELREQLSDFGIVLLGRPYIALDDRLSHRVAERLAEAGIPVFYQEMLPLEETETPVAADYLRWNHWRYGERILRAAEFVARDEKLFPIYLTAFKCSPDSFLIPYFREIMDRYDKPYLILQIDDHSSAEGFETRLEAAVESFRNFRRSVQVAQPVRIQTSSWPRRRTYLFPNYDPLSTELIAAAFRRRGLEAIPLEETEETVQASVRHNDGQCLPFSALLQAIQHTVQKHGLDPGRTGFFLNALCDLSCNLPQYPALMKQMLEKLGNGLEQLEVLAIGTTFQGMPLPLLVDIYCGYLLGGLLQKLVCKVRPRERNRGDCDEVLALAVQRLRDAFEQGSSKELAFEDVVERFAAVPLDRTKVKLPKVAIIGDLYIRDNYVFNQNLIQELERMGAEAITTPYSFLIRLLAVKHFHGLATNHRYANLAIDKSLLTAFTYYDRKFTRISFPVLREPLPKYDSSLLTYLQRYHLDYRHPGETSQNLMKIFHLLEQFPDIRLFVHVNPVFCCPGLVSEAIFRKVEEDIGVPIVSIVYDGTRGDQNQVLRPYLHFLREETRVHRQSQAV, from the coding sequence ATGGACGACGCCCCTCTCTGGTTCGTTGGTCTCGATGTCGGCTCCGCTTTCGTGCACGTAGCGATCCTCGACCCCCACGGCAAGCTCCACCATACCCGCTCGGTCCCCCATCAGGGCAACATTGCCCACACCGTCCGCTCCGTCCTTCGGGAGTGGAAGGGTAAGATTGCGGGGCTCGGGGTCAACCTGAGGGGGGAGCGATCCCTCGGGTTCGCTCCGGGCGTGGACGATCAGACGGCCGTCGTGCAGGGGCTACGCCACCTGGGTTGGAAGACGCCGGCGATCCTGCACATCGGCGCCGAGAGATTCTACCTGATCCGTATTGACGAACGCGGCCATTACCTGGGCGCTGTGTCGAATACGGGTTGCGCCTCCGGTACCGGTTCCTTTCTGGACCAGCAGGCAAGCCGGCTTGAGCTGGAAGGGGCGCAGGAGCTGGCTCAGCTTGCCCTCACATTCCGCGGCTCGCCCCCTCCGGTGGCCACACGCTGCGCTGTCTTCGCCAAGACCGACATTATCCACGCCCAGCAGAAGGGCTACAGCTTAGAGGCCATCTGCGCCGGAATCTGCCGCGGAGCAGCACGCAATGTGGCCGACCTGATCACTGGCGCGCGAGAACTCCCGGACCGGATCGTCCTGACCGGAGGAGTGGCCCTAAATCGCAAGATAGTGGAAGAGCTCCGATTTCTGCTGGGCAAAGAGATCCTCGTTCCCCAGGAGCCCCAATGTGTCCCGGCAGTCGGTCTGGCATCCTTAGCCCTCCGGGAAAGAAGGCCATGGGACAGCGAGTTGCTCGAGAGCTTCTTGGCCTGCCCCGTGCTGCCATCCACGTCCGCCAGGAAGTACCACTACCCGCCCCTTGCCAATATCCCTTACCGGCGGGAAGCCTGTCCCCTGGACTGGAAAGGCGTCATCGACGAGGTGGAGGTCGAGCTATACACTCCCCTTCGCCCAGGGCAATCCTACGCCGGCTATCTGGGAATCGACATCGGCTCCACCAGCACGAAGGCCGCGCTGCTCGACGCACAGGGAACGGTGCTCTTGTCCCTCTATACCCGCACGCAAGGACAACCCATCGCTGCCGTCCAACGCCTTTTCCGGATCTTTCACCGACTCGAGGAGAGCCGGGGGGTTCGCTTCTCCCTCCTTGCGTGTGGCACTACCGGCTCCGGGCGAAAGTTGATCCGCAAGGTCCTGGCTGCAGACCTGGCGGTGGACGAGATCACAGCGCACGCCCGGGCTGCGCGCGAGCTCCGACCCGACGTGGACACGATCCTGGAAATCGGCGGTCAGGACTCCAAGTTCACTGTGCTCCGGAACGGTCGCGTGACGTTCTCCGTCATGAACTTCGTCTGCGCCGCAGGCACCGGAAGCTTTCTCGAGGAGCAGGCGCGGCGGCTCGGGGTAGACCTGGAGGAATACGCGAAGCTCGCCGAGCAGGCGTCGGCCCCGCTGACCAGCGACCGCTGCACGGTGTTCATGGAAAGGGACCTGAATTACCTCCTGAGCCAAGGATACAGCCGCGAGGAACTCCTTGCGGCCGCCATTCATTCGGTGCGGGACAACTACCTGACGAAAGTGGCCAACCTGCAAAGGATCGGCCGGGTGATCGTCTTTCAGGGGGCTACAGGCAGGAACGCCGCTCTGGTAAAGGCCTTCGAACACAAGCTGGGCAAACCCGTTTACGTCTCCCCTTATTGCCACGTAGCGGGTGCAGTCGGCGTCGCTCTTCTGCTACGAGACAAGGGAATCAGGCTCAACCCGAATTTCCGGCACCGGTTCCACCAGGTGCGGATTGAGACCCGGGAGGAAGTCTGTCCTCACTGCACCAATCACTGCAAGATTACTCGGGTTCAGATAGGGCAGGAGAGCATCGGCTGGGGTTATCTCTGCGGGCGCGAAGATTCGGATACGCGGCCCAGGCGGGAAGCCAGCGGCCTGAATCACGTCCGCGCCTACCGGAGGATGTTGTTCGAAACGGCCCAGGCAGAGCCAGACACATCATTGTCCAGGGCTGTGCCCCTCCTTTCGTTCCCCCTGGTTCGCGCCAAGCTCGCCCATCCCCAATTGCCGTCCCTCCTCACGCGGCGGAGAGAGTTACCTCCTACGGACAGGCGCAAACTGCGCTTCGGTATCCCCTGTACCCTCTACTACCTGGATACCCTCCCCCTCTGGCGAACTTTCTTCCAGCGGATGGGATTTGTCCCTGTCTCGGTCGTTCCGAGGGCGGAGACGCTGGAACGCGGACGCTCGATCGTGGGCGCAGATTTCTGTACCCCGTTGACCCTCCTCCACGGACACGTGGCTGAGCTCGCAGATCGATGCGACTACCTTTTCCTGCCGGTCCTTTTCCGGGGCGGGCAGGAAGGTCCTCCCAAGCACTACTGCTACTACTCGAATTACGCCACCGCGCTGCTCTTGAACAACCCCCGGCTGCATTTGGAGGGGAAAGTCCTGGCTCCCGTCCTGGAGCTCAGCCATGGGCCTGAGGAAATCGTCCGGGCCTTCCGGGGGAGCTTGCCTCCGGACCTAAGGGATCTGTTCCCCCAGGGCGTCACCGAACGTGCCTGGAAGGAGGCGCTCAGCTGGTTCAAGAGCCGGCTCGAGGAGCAAACCCAGCGCTTTCGGGAGCTACGAGAACAGCTCTCCGATTTCGGCATCGTGCTCTTAGGAAGGCCGTACATCGCCCTCGACGATCGGCTGAGCCACCGTGTGGCCGAACGCCTGGCCGAAGCCGGGATCCCCGTCTTCTACCAGGAGATGCTCCCTTTGGAGGAAACGGAAACGCCGGTAGCCGCTGACTACCTTCGCTGGAATCACTGGCGCTACGGCGAAAGGATTCTGCGCGCCGCCGAATTCGTGGCCCGCGACGAGAAGCTTTTCCCCATCTACCTGACCGCGTTCAAGTGTTCGCCGGATTCCTTCCTCATCCCCTACTTCCGGGAGATCATGGACCGGTACGACAAGCCCTACCTAATCCTTCAGATCGATGATCACAGCTCGGCCGAGGGGTTCGAGACGCGTCTGGAGGCTGCCGTCGAATCCTTCCGGAACTTCCGGCGGTCGGTGCAGGTAGCGCAGCCCGTTCGCATCCAGACCAGCTCGTGGCCACGGCGCCGAACCTACCTTTTCCCGAACTACGACCCGTTGAGCACGGAACTGATCGCTGCCGCCTTCCGGCGTCGCGGTCTCGAGGCGATCCCGCTGGAGGAGACCGAGGAGACAGTCCAGGCCTCGGTGCGCCATAACGATGGCCAGTGCTTGCCCTTCAGCGCGCTTCTGCAGGCCATCCAGCACACGGTGCAGAAGCACGGTCTGGATCCCGGCCGCACCGGCTTCTTCCTCAACGCCTTGTGTGACCTCTCCTGCAACCTGCCGCAGTACCCTGCCCTAATGAAGCAGATGCTCGAAAAGCTGGGCAACGGGCTGGAACAGCTGGAGGTGCTGGCAATCGGAACGACGTTCCAGGGCATGCCCCTTCCCCTGCTTGTGGACATCTACTGCGGCTATCTCCTTGGTGGGCTTCTGCAAAAGCTCGTCTGCAAGGTACGGCCACGCGAACGCAACCGCGGCGATTGTGATGAGGTCCTTGCCCTGGCAGTTCAGCGCCTTCGCGATGCCTTCGAGCAGGGGAGCTCCAAAGAGTTGGCCTTCGAAGACGTCGTAGAACGCTTCGCGGCCGTTCCCCTGGACCGGACCAAGGTCAAGTTGCCCAAGGTGGCGATTATCGGCGACCTCTACATCCGCGACAATTACGTATTCAACCAGAACCTGATCCAAGAGCTCGAGAGGATGGGGGCGGAAGCGATCACTACGCCCTACAGCTTTCTGATCCGGCTGCTCGCCGTCAAACACTTCCACGGCCTGGCGACGAACCACCGGTACGCCAACCTGGCCATCGACAAATCCCTGCTCACGGCCTTCACTTATTACGACCGTAAGTTCACCCGGATTAGCTTCCCGGTGCTGCGCGAACCCCTGCCCAAGTACGACTCCTCGCTCCTGACGTACTTGCAGCGCTACCATCTGGACTACCGCCATCCCGGCGAGACCTCGCAGAATCTGATGAAGATCTTCCACCTCCTCGAACAGTTCCCGGACATCCGCCTGTTCGTGCACGTCAACCCGGTATTCTGCTGCCCCGGGCTGGTAAGCGAGGCCATCTTCCGGAAGGTGGAGGAGGACATCGGCGTACCCATCGTGTCGATCGTGTACGATGGAACGCGGGGTGACCAGAACCAGGTGCTCCGCCCCTATCTGCACTTCCTCCGTGAAGAAACCCGGGTGCACAGGCAAAGCCAGGCCGTGTAG